GGCACTCACTTCCTGTCGCTCCCGGCAGTGGCCAGTTCAGGCACCGAGGAGAGGAGGAGCCGGGTGTAATCATGCTCCGGCGCGCGCAGGATTTTGCGCGCCTCGCCCATTTCGACGATCCTTCCCTGATGCATCACGGCGATCCGCGAAGCGACCTGATGCACGACGGCGATATTGTGGGTGATGAGCAGGTAGGTGAGGCCCAGGTCTTGCTGCAGGTCGGCCAGCAGGTTGAGAATCTGCGCCTGCACCGACACGTCGAGCGCCGAAGTGGGCTCGTCGCAAACCAGCAGAGCCGGCTTCATGATGAGGGCGCGGGCAATGGCCACGCGCTGGCGCTGCCCACCCGACATCTGGCTGGGGTAATTGTGCAGCACACGCTCGGGCAGGCCGACGCGGTCCATGACATCAAGCACCGCCTGTTTGCGCGAAGCGGCGTCGCCGATGCGATGCACGTCGAGCGGCCGGGCGATGATCTGCGCGATGGTGTGGCGCGGATTGAGCGAGGAATAGGGGTCCTGGAAGATCGGCTGCATCAGCCGCGCGCGCTTGCGGCCATCCATGGCGTTGACCGCCTCGCCATCGAGCAGCACAGCACCGCCATCGGCGGGGCTGAGGCCGAGCAGGATTTTGGCCAGGGTGGTCTTGCCCGATCCGGATTCACCGACCAGCGCGAAGGTTTCGCCGCGGCGGATCTGCAGCGACACGTCATTGACGGCGTGCAGGGTCTTGGTCTGGCCGAACAGGGTCTTTTTCACGCGGTAGAATTTATGGATGCCCTGAGCCTCGATCAGCGCCGGCCCTGTCGTCACCATGGGCGGGGACATTTCCTCGGTTGGTTGCGCCGGGGGCAGGGTGGCGATCTCGGCGGGGGTGAGGATGCAGCTATAGCTGCGTGCGCCGTCGCCTTGCAGCGGAGGGCGCTGCGTGCGGCAGATGTCGCGGACATGGGCGCAGCGCGAGGAAAAGACGCAGAAATCGACCTCACCGAGCAGCGCCGGCACGATGCCGGGAATGGCGCCCAGCCGGCGGGGCGTGCCGTCCATCTTGGGCACGCAGGCCAGCAGGCCGCGCGTATAGGGGTGCATGGGATTGGTCAGCACCTCATGGCACGGCCCTTTTTCGACGATCTCGCCGCCATACATCACCGCCACCTTGTCGACAGTCGAGGCGACCACGGCCAGGTCATGGGTGATGAGGATCATGGCCATGCCGAATTCGCGGCGGAGTTCGGCCAGCAGCTCCATGATCTGGGCCTGCACCGTGACGTCGAGCGCCGTGGTCGGCTCGTCGGCGATGATCAGTTCAGGTTCGTTCATCAGCGCCATGGCGATCATCACGCGCTGGCGCTGGCCGCCGGACAGTTGGTGCGGATATTGTTCGAGCCGGCCGACGGGGTCGGGTATGCCCACACGCTCCAGCAGTTCGATGGCCCGGGCTCGTGCAGCCTTCGGCGAGAGGCCGGCGAACTGCACGGCGGCCTCGGTCAACTGCCGGCCGATAGAATAGACCGGATTGAGCGATGTCATCGGCTCCTGGAAGATCATGGAAATCTTCTGCCCGGCGATGGAATGGGCGAATTCCCGATCATTGGCGGTATCGATGGCCACGCCGTCCAGCGCGATGGCATTGGCCCGCAACTGCGCGACGCGCGGCAGCAGCCGCATCAAGGCGAGGGCGGTCATGGACTTGCCCGAGCCCGATTCCCCGACAATGCCGATGGCCTCGCCGGCCTTGAGATCGAAGCTGGTGCCCCGCACGGCCTTGAGGTCGCCGACCGCGGTGTGGAGGACGACTTCGAGGTCATCGACGCTGAGGATGGTGCGTTTGTCGAGCATGCTCAGTTCCTCCCCTGCGGCGAGGTGATGTCACGCAAGCCATCACCCAGCAGGTTGGCGCCGATCACCAGCAGGAACAGCGACACGCCGGGCAGAATGACCAGCCAGGGCCGGTAGAACAGGGCCTGCTTGCCCTCGGCGATCATCAGGCCCCAGGACGGAGTGGGCGGCTGGATGCCGACGCCCAGGAAGGACAGCGAGGATTCGGCCAGGATCGAAATGCCCAGCTCGAAGGTGAAGA
This sequence is a window from Devosia ginsengisoli. Protein-coding genes within it:
- a CDS encoding ABC transporter ATP-binding protein, which codes for MLDKRTILSVDDLEVVLHTAVGDLKAVRGTSFDLKAGEAIGIVGESGSGKSMTALALMRLLPRVAQLRANAIALDGVAIDTANDREFAHSIAGQKISMIFQEPMTSLNPVYSIGRQLTEAAVQFAGLSPKAARARAIELLERVGIPDPVGRLEQYPHQLSGGQRQRVMIAMALMNEPELIIADEPTTALDVTVQAQIMELLAELRREFGMAMILITHDLAVVASTVDKVAVMYGGEIVEKGPCHEVLTNPMHPYTRGLLACVPKMDGTPRRLGAIPGIVPALLGEVDFCVFSSRCAHVRDICRTQRPPLQGDGARSYSCILTPAEIATLPPAQPTEEMSPPMVTTGPALIEAQGIHKFYRVKKTLFGQTKTLHAVNDVSLQIRRGETFALVGESGSGKTTLAKILLGLSPADGGAVLLDGEAVNAMDGRKRARLMQPIFQDPYSSLNPRHTIAQIIARPLDVHRIGDAASRKQAVLDVMDRVGLPERVLHNYPSQMSGGQRQRVAIARALIMKPALLVCDEPTSALDVSVQAQILNLLADLQQDLGLTYLLITHNIAVVHQVASRIAVMHQGRIVEMGEARKILRAPEHDYTRLLLSSVPELATAGSDRK